One region of Pagrus major chromosome 5, Pma_NU_1.0 genomic DNA includes:
- the c5h2orf68 gene encoding UPF0561 protein C2orf68 homolog has translation MDILRDDEAHDLKYKRAGRLDMSHGFLHHIRRNQIARDDYDKEVKQAKELQRRRHTTTPRRPRRPDIQVYHPRRRHGSEPGAGAEAEEWNESGSSTETETHGTELFWLDYQADSGTITSFLVHKEDKPEKVVERVAEKNILDSAMRAALVARIRKEMDKRRDKR, from the exons ATGGATATTTTAAGAGACGATGAAGCGCATGATCTGAAATACAAGCGAGCGGGCCGTTTGGATATGAGCCACGGCTTCCTGCACCATATCCGGAGGAACCAGATTGCTAG AGATGACTATGATAAGGAGGTGAAGCAAGCCAAAGAGCTTCAGCGGCGGAGGCACACCACAACCCCTAGACGACCCCGTCGACCTGATATCCAGGTGTACCATCCTCGACGCAGAC ATGGATCTGAGCCAGGAGCCGGTGCCGAGGCCGAAGAGTGGAACGAGAGCGGGTCaagcacagagacagagacccATGGGACTGAACTCTTCTGGCTCGACTATCAGGCGGACTCTGGCACCATTACCTCTTTCCTTGTGCACAAG gAGGATAAGCCCGAGAAGGTGGTGGAACGTGTTGCAGAGAAGAACATCCTGGATTCAGCCATGAGGGCAGCTCTAGTGGCTCGAATTCGAAAAGAAATGGACAAACGACGAGACAAACGCTGA
- the usp39 gene encoding ubiquitin carboxyl-terminal hydrolase 39 isoform X2 translates to MKVSLKREREIEVDDDDDEDRVAAKKGRGRVAEDRRSRHCPYLDTINRSVLDFDFEKLCSISLSHINVYACLICGKYFQGRGLKSHAYTHSVQFTHHVFLNLHTLKFYCLPDNYEIIDSSLEDITYVLKPTFTKQHIGGLDKQGKLYRAYDGTTYLPGIVGLNNIKANDYANVVLQAFSNVPPLRNYFLEEENYKGIRRPPGDIMVLLVQRFGELMRKLWNPRNFKAHVSPHEMLQAVVLCSKKNFQITKQGDAVDFMTWFLNALHGALGGTKKKPSIITKAFQGSMRIFSKKLPHPDLLPEEKEALLVTEEYQEQMSESTFLFLTLDLPTAPLYKDEKEQLIIPQVPLFNILGKFNGSTEKEYKTYKENFLKRFQLTKLPPYLVFCIKRFTKNNFFVEKNPTIVNFPITNVDLREYLTEEAQVTEKNTTYDLVANVVHDGKPTEGAYRIHVLHHGTGKWYEMQDLQVTDILPQMITLSEAYIQIWKRQESDDTNNHTGV, encoded by the exons ATGAAGGTTTCTCTGAAGCGAGAACGGGAGATTGAGGTGGACGACGATGACGACGAAGACAGGG TGGCAGCCAAAAAGGGCCGAGGACGTGTCGCAGAAGACCGGAGAAGCCGTCACTGCCCGTACCTCGACACTATAAACAG GAGTGTGCTGGACTTTGACTTTGAGAAACtctgctccatctctctctcccacatCAACGTCTACGCCTGCCTTATATGTGGGAAGTACTTTCAAGGTAG AGGTCTGAAGTCCCATGCCTACACTCACAGTGTGCAGTTCACCCATCATGTGTTCCTCAATCTGCACACTCTCAAGTTTTACTGTCTGCCGGACAACTACGAGATCATCGACTCTTCGCTAGAAGACATCACG TACGTGTTGAAGCCAACGTTCACCAAGCAGCACATCGGAGGTCTAGACAAGCAGGGCAAACTGTACCGAGCCTACGATGGTACGACCTACCTGCCGGGCATTGTCGGGCTCAACAACATCAAAGCCAACGACTACGCCAATGTGGTGTTACAG GCCTTTTCCAATGTACCACCTTTGCGAAACTACTTCCTGGAGGAAGAAAACTACAAGGGAATCCGCAGGCCACCGGGGGACATCATGGTCCTCCTGGTTCAGAGGTTTGGTGAGCTGATGCGCAAACTTTGGAATCCGAGAAACTTCAAGGCCCACGTGTCTCCCCACGAGATGCTGCAGGCGGTGGTGCTGTGCAGCAAGAAGAACTTCCAAATTACCAAGCAAG GGGATGCTGTGGACTTCATGACGTGGTTCTTGAATGCTCTGCATGGTGCTCTTGGAGGCACAAAGAAAAAACCAT CAATCATTACAAAAGCATTTCAAGGCTCCATGCGGATCTTCTCCAAGAAACTTCCACACCCTGACTTG CTAccagaggagaaggaggcatTGCTTGTTACAGAGGAGTACCAGGAGCAGATGTCCGAGTCCACCTTCCTGTTTCTCACCCTTGACCTCCCAACAGCTCCACTGTACAAGGACGAGAAGGAGCAGCTCATCATCCCGCAGGTCCCTCTCTTCAACATCCTGGGCAAGTTCAATGGCAGCACAGAGAAG GAATACAAAACCTACAAAGAGAATTTTCTCAAAAGGTTCCAGCTGACCAAACTGCCTCCGTACCTCGTCTTTTGTATCAAAAGATTCACCAAGAACAACTTCTTTGTGGAAAAGAACCCCACAATTGTCAACTTCCCTATCAC GAATGTAGACCTCCGCGAGTACTTGACAGAAGAAGCTCAAGTGACAGAGAAGAATACAACTTATGACCTCGTCGCCAACGtagtgcatgatgggaaaccCACTGAAGGAGCGTACAGGATACATGTTCTGCATCAT GGAACTGGGAAGTGGTATGAGATGCAGGACCTGCAGGTGACTGACATTCTCCCCCAGATGATCACACTGTCAGAGGCCTACATCCAG ATCTGGAAGAGACAAGAGAGTGATGacacaaacaaccacacagGGGTGTGA
- the usp39 gene encoding ubiquitin carboxyl-terminal hydrolase 39 isoform X1: MKVSLKREREIEVDDDDDEDRVAAKKGRGRVAEDRRSRHCPYLDTINRSVLDFDFEKLCSISLSHINVYACLICGKYFQGRGLKSHAYTHSVQFTHHVFLNLHTLKFYCLPDNYEIIDSSLEDITYVLKPTFTKQHIGGLDKQGKLYRAYDGTTYLPGIVGLNNIKANDYANVVLQAFSNVPPLRNYFLEEENYKGIRRPPGDIMVLLVQRFGELMRKLWNPRNFKAHVSPHEMLQAVVLCSKKNFQITKQGDAVDFMTWFLNALHGALGGTKKKPSIITKAFQGSMRIFSKKLPHPDLLPEEKEALLVTEEYQEQMSESTFLFLTLDLPTAPLYKDEKEQLIIPQVPLFNILGKFNGSTEKEYKTYKENFLKRFQLTKLPPYLVFCIKRFTKNNFFVEKNPTIVNFPITNVDLREYLTEEAQVTEKNTTYDLVANVVHDGKPTEGAYRIHVLHHGTGKWYEMQDLQVTDILPQMITLSEAYIQIWKRQESDDTNNHTGV, from the exons ATGAAGGTTTCTCTGAAGCGAGAACGGGAGATTGAGGTGGACGACGATGACGACGAAGACAGGG TGGCAGCCAAAAAGGGCCGAGGACGTGTCGCAGAAGACCGGAGAAGCCGTCACTGCCCGTACCTCGACACTATAAACAG GAGTGTGCTGGACTTTGACTTTGAGAAACtctgctccatctctctctcccacatCAACGTCTACGCCTGCCTTATATGTGGGAAGTACTTTCAAG GCAGAGGTCTGAAGTCCCATGCCTACACTCACAGTGTGCAGTTCACCCATCATGTGTTCCTCAATCTGCACACTCTCAAGTTTTACTGTCTGCCGGACAACTACGAGATCATCGACTCTTCGCTAGAAGACATCACG TACGTGTTGAAGCCAACGTTCACCAAGCAGCACATCGGAGGTCTAGACAAGCAGGGCAAACTGTACCGAGCCTACGATGGTACGACCTACCTGCCGGGCATTGTCGGGCTCAACAACATCAAAGCCAACGACTACGCCAATGTGGTGTTACAG GCCTTTTCCAATGTACCACCTTTGCGAAACTACTTCCTGGAGGAAGAAAACTACAAGGGAATCCGCAGGCCACCGGGGGACATCATGGTCCTCCTGGTTCAGAGGTTTGGTGAGCTGATGCGCAAACTTTGGAATCCGAGAAACTTCAAGGCCCACGTGTCTCCCCACGAGATGCTGCAGGCGGTGGTGCTGTGCAGCAAGAAGAACTTCCAAATTACCAAGCAAG GGGATGCTGTGGACTTCATGACGTGGTTCTTGAATGCTCTGCATGGTGCTCTTGGAGGCACAAAGAAAAAACCAT CAATCATTACAAAAGCATTTCAAGGCTCCATGCGGATCTTCTCCAAGAAACTTCCACACCCTGACTTG CTAccagaggagaaggaggcatTGCTTGTTACAGAGGAGTACCAGGAGCAGATGTCCGAGTCCACCTTCCTGTTTCTCACCCTTGACCTCCCAACAGCTCCACTGTACAAGGACGAGAAGGAGCAGCTCATCATCCCGCAGGTCCCTCTCTTCAACATCCTGGGCAAGTTCAATGGCAGCACAGAGAAG GAATACAAAACCTACAAAGAGAATTTTCTCAAAAGGTTCCAGCTGACCAAACTGCCTCCGTACCTCGTCTTTTGTATCAAAAGATTCACCAAGAACAACTTCTTTGTGGAAAAGAACCCCACAATTGTCAACTTCCCTATCAC GAATGTAGACCTCCGCGAGTACTTGACAGAAGAAGCTCAAGTGACAGAGAAGAATACAACTTATGACCTCGTCGCCAACGtagtgcatgatgggaaaccCACTGAAGGAGCGTACAGGATACATGTTCTGCATCAT GGAACTGGGAAGTGGTATGAGATGCAGGACCTGCAGGTGACTGACATTCTCCCCCAGATGATCACACTGTCAGAGGCCTACATCCAG ATCTGGAAGAGACAAGAGAGTGATGacacaaacaaccacacagGGGTGTGA